One segment of Pseudomonas pohangensis DNA contains the following:
- a CDS encoding EAL domain-containing response regulator encodes MSIDKKTIRLLILEDSQNEAERLVSLFRNSGRSTRVHRLTSAEDLQEVLQQTWDLLIAAPSSENLPPNEAVSIIRRLAKDIPVIQLVDGPDFDAITEAMMLGASSALPQGEDELLVLQANRDLASLEDRRGKRAAEMALREAEKRCQLLLDSSVDAIAYVHDGMHIYANRSYLALFAYEDADELAGVPMIDLVSGKDQTAFKDFMKNYREEDEASDLGFHGTAADGKTFSARMSFSPAAFDGEPCIQVVIRRETSAHGSPVANEDLVTGLFNRHHFIELMDKALDRSVQSGKAASLAFMRVDGQSALLASTGIAGMDLLLADLAKMLREHFPEQVQLARFSDDAFTALIPDQSPEQTEAALRALLKKVETHLFDADGRTVQITLSIGVASLDEQTTRSQEIIDRAHRCADELKEGNALKLFDPADELKAAASRGDMAAMIQHAMDNDQFRLLFQPIVSLHGDGDEQYEVLVRMLSPQGEEVPPNEFIAAANAEGLSEKIDRWVVLNSIKKLTEHRSNGHNTSLFVHLSGASLQDQTLLPWLNLALKAARLPADALIIQLNETDAVQYLKQAKALTQGLAELHCKVSLSQFGCAANPFNTLKHLSVDFVKVDGSYSQDLGNPENLEALKVLLASLHAQAKLTIVPLVETASTMAALWQTGVNYIQGYFLQGPSPKMNYEFSSGDE; translated from the coding sequence ATGTCCATCGATAAAAAGACCATTCGCCTGCTGATCCTCGAAGATTCGCAAAACGAAGCTGAACGTCTCGTCAGCCTGTTTCGCAATTCCGGCCGGTCCACCCGCGTCCATCGCCTGACATCCGCAGAGGATCTGCAGGAAGTACTCCAGCAAACCTGGGATCTGCTGATTGCCGCTCCAAGCAGCGAAAACCTGCCGCCAAACGAGGCCGTGTCGATCATTCGCCGGCTGGCCAAGGACATACCGGTCATCCAGCTGGTTGATGGCCCCGACTTTGACGCGATCACCGAAGCCATGATGCTCGGCGCCAGCTCTGCCCTGCCACAAGGTGAGGACGAGTTGCTGGTATTGCAGGCCAATCGCGACCTGGCCAGCCTGGAGGATCGTCGCGGCAAGCGTGCGGCCGAGATGGCTTTGCGTGAAGCCGAAAAGCGCTGCCAGTTGCTGCTCGACAGCTCAGTAGACGCCATCGCCTACGTTCACGATGGCATGCACATCTATGCCAACCGCAGCTATCTGGCACTGTTCGCCTACGAAGACGCCGACGAACTGGCCGGCGTGCCAATGATTGATCTGGTGTCCGGCAAAGACCAGACGGCGTTCAAGGACTTCATGAAGAATTACCGTGAGGAGGATGAAGCCAGCGATCTGGGCTTCCACGGTACCGCTGCCGACGGTAAAACCTTCAGCGCCCGCATGAGCTTTTCGCCGGCTGCCTTTGACGGTGAACCCTGCATTCAGGTGGTGATCCGTCGCGAGACCAGCGCCCATGGCTCACCGGTAGCCAATGAAGACCTGGTAACCGGCCTGTTCAATCGGCACCACTTCATCGAGCTCATGGACAAAGCCCTGGATCGCTCGGTTCAGTCAGGCAAGGCCGCCAGCCTCGCCTTCATGCGGGTTGACGGGCAGTCCGCCTTGCTCGCCAGCACCGGTATTGCCGGCATGGATCTGCTGCTCGCCGATCTGGCCAAAATGCTGCGCGAACATTTCCCGGAACAGGTTCAGCTGGCACGCTTTTCCGATGACGCATTCACTGCCCTGATTCCGGACCAGTCTCCCGAACAGACCGAAGCCGCACTCAGGGCGCTGCTCAAGAAAGTTGAAACCCACCTTTTTGATGCCGACGGGCGAACCGTGCAGATCACCCTGTCGATCGGAGTTGCCTCGCTGGATGAGCAAACCACCCGCTCCCAGGAGATCATCGACCGCGCACATCGCTGTGCCGACGAACTGAAAGAAGGCAACGCACTGAAGCTGTTCGATCCTGCCGATGAGTTAAAGGCTGCAGCCAGTCGCGGCGACATGGCGGCGATGATCCAGCACGCCATGGATAACGATCAGTTCCGTCTGCTGTTCCAGCCGATCGTAAGCCTGCATGGCGATGGCGATGAGCAATACGAAGTACTGGTACGCATGCTGAGCCCGCAAGGTGAAGAGGTTCCGCCCAACGAATTCATTGCGGCGGCAAACGCCGAAGGGTTGAGCGAGAAAATCGATCGCTGGGTCGTGCTCAACTCGATCAAGAAACTCACCGAGCACCGCAGCAATGGGCATAACACCAGCCTGTTCGTGCACCTCTCCGGCGCCAGCCTGCAAGACCAGACGCTGTTGCCCTGGCTTAATCTGGCACTCAAGGCCGCGCGCCTGCCGGCTGACGCGCTGATTATCCAGCTCAACGAGACGGATGCCGTTCAATACCTGAAGCAGGCCAAAGCCCTGACCCAGGGCCTGGCCGAACTGCACTGCAAGGTATCGCTCAGCCAGTTCGGTTGTGCCGCCAATCCCTTCAATACGCTCAAGCACCTGAGCGTCGACTTTGTAAAAGTCGATGGTTCCTATAGTCAGGATCTGGGCAACCCGGAAAACCTCGAAGCACTGAAAGTCCTGCTGGCCAGTCTGCACGCGCAAGCCAAACTGACCATAGTGCCTCTGGTCGAGACCGCCTCAACCATGGCCGCACTCTGGCAGACCGGGGTGAACTACATCCAGGGCTACTTCCTCCAGGGCCCCAGCCCGAAAATGAACTACGAGTTTTCTTCGGGCGATGAATAA
- the serB gene encoding phosphoserine phosphatase SerB gives MREIVLINITGEDRPGLTAAITGVLAQGGVNILDIGQAVIHDTLSFGILVEMPDNQTSPSVLKDVLFTAYKLDQQVRFTPVAEADYQHWVSAQGKPRYIVTLLTRKVTAEQLHRVSSITERYGLNIDHIDRLSGRMPLDMPEQQGKGCIEFSVRGEPEDAAALRMEFLGVAQELNVDIAFQRDSLFRRNRRLAVFDMDSTLIQAEVIDELAKAAGVGEQVAAITERAMHGELDFRASFKERLALLEGLPESVLEEVGASLRLTEGAETLFAELKRLGYKTAILSGGFSYFARQLQHKLGIDYVYANELQIVDGKLTGVAVEPIVDAQRKADLLQQLAEKEGLRLEQTIAVGDGANDLPMLGQAGLGVAFRAKPLVKQSAKQAISTLGLDGILYLLGFRDREGQD, from the coding sequence TTGCGTGAAATCGTCCTGATCAACATCACCGGTGAAGACCGTCCGGGCCTGACTGCTGCCATTACCGGCGTATTGGCTCAAGGAGGGGTGAACATCCTGGATATTGGCCAGGCAGTCATCCATGACACGCTGTCATTCGGCATTCTGGTGGAAATGCCGGATAACCAGACATCGCCTTCGGTGCTCAAAGATGTGCTGTTTACCGCCTACAAGCTGGATCAGCAGGTACGTTTTACTCCTGTTGCGGAAGCCGATTATCAACATTGGGTGAGTGCCCAGGGCAAGCCGCGCTACATCGTCACGCTATTGACGCGCAAGGTGACTGCCGAGCAGTTGCATCGGGTCAGCAGCATTACCGAACGCTATGGCCTGAACATTGATCATATTGATCGTCTTTCCGGCCGCATGCCGCTGGACATGCCGGAGCAGCAGGGCAAGGGTTGTATCGAGTTTTCTGTGCGGGGCGAACCCGAGGATGCAGCAGCATTGCGTATGGAGTTTCTCGGCGTGGCCCAGGAGCTGAACGTCGATATTGCCTTCCAGCGCGACTCGCTGTTCCGGCGTAATCGCCGCCTTGCGGTCTTCGATATGGATTCGACGCTGATCCAGGCCGAAGTGATTGATGAACTGGCCAAGGCTGCCGGTGTCGGTGAGCAGGTAGCGGCCATTACCGAGCGGGCGATGCATGGCGAGCTGGATTTTCGTGCCAGCTTCAAGGAGCGTCTTGCCCTGCTGGAGGGGCTGCCGGAGTCCGTACTGGAAGAGGTCGGTGCATCATTGCGCTTGACCGAAGGTGCCGAAACCCTGTTCGCCGAACTCAAGCGGCTGGGTTACAAGACGGCCATTCTGTCCGGCGGCTTCAGTTATTTTGCCCGCCAGCTGCAGCACAAGCTGGGCATCGATTATGTGTATGCCAACGAGCTGCAGATAGTCGATGGCAAGCTGACCGGGGTGGCGGTAGAGCCGATTGTCGATGCCCAGCGCAAGGCCGATCTTCTGCAGCAACTGGCTGAAAAAGAAGGCCTGCGCCTTGAGCAGACCATCGCCGTGGGCGATGGCGCGAATGACTTGCCGATGCTCGGACAGGCCGGTCTCGGAGTAGCCTTCAGGGCCAAGCCGCTGGTCAAGCAGTCAGCCAAGCAGGCCATTTCCACTCTGGGGCTGGATGGCATTCTGTATCTGCTCGGTTTTCGCGATCGCGAGGGTCAGGACTGA
- a CDS encoding AhpA/YtjB family protein codes for MTRPKSVKPDNFFLLLFNAVRYRRIPLTLRIASHSLLLVSLALLICAWVMGMQFNNAMHQQAEAIGQSLVTQTAASATELLVANDTLSLNVLLSNLEKNPLVSHAAIYSVDNRILAEAGSRPKRDFLGETEGLFTKPITFQEVIAGNLRMSLDMQQFNKPMNISLQSMGLLGGILLILSLYLSLRLGRNLSTPLLQLRVWLRDPDDPAPGSGRQDEIGDIARQLQNLLVEPAEEPELHADNGELADDGLQDEDFVDEDDGPTFEIRNLRDPSFDSPDNDDEPDSYLHPAQEEDPFADLRAEAEAMAPKIAPSPRVTTRCAVLAIQLGAQEQLRRLPRARLMELLQSYRGCLEQIANLYQGTLHTLNDGSSLLLFDSNRSGEDYLTHAMCCGELMRALGHALQIEVADSGITLQLQLGLTLGANLTELSQGDLLLSESAQNALALSQHSRNLLLLEQAVAEDPLLRQRARIRSITSPQGASCVERLLEPYPALLERQLARLHESRH; via the coding sequence GTGACCCGGCCCAAATCCGTCAAGCCCGACAATTTCTTTCTGTTGCTGTTCAATGCAGTGCGCTACCGGCGTATTCCGTTGACCCTGCGCATTGCCAGCCACAGCCTGCTGCTGGTCAGCCTCGCACTGCTTATCTGTGCCTGGGTGATGGGCATGCAATTCAACAATGCCATGCATCAGCAGGCCGAAGCCATTGGTCAAAGCCTGGTTACCCAGACCGCGGCTTCGGCAACCGAATTGCTGGTTGCCAATGACACGCTCAGCCTGAATGTACTGTTGAGCAATCTGGAAAAGAACCCGCTGGTCTCGCACGCCGCCATCTATAGCGTGGACAACCGCATTCTGGCCGAGGCCGGCTCACGGCCCAAGCGTGATTTCCTTGGCGAAACCGAAGGCCTGTTTACCAAACCGATAACCTTCCAGGAAGTGATCGCCGGTAATCTGCGCATGTCGCTGGACATGCAGCAATTCAACAAGCCGATGAACATCAGTTTGCAAAGCATGGGACTGCTGGGCGGGATTTTGCTGATCCTCTCGCTGTACCTGAGCCTGCGGCTGGGTCGCAACCTCTCCACACCTTTGCTGCAATTGCGCGTCTGGCTACGTGACCCGGATGATCCGGCACCAGGTTCCGGGCGCCAGGATGAAATTGGCGATATAGCCAGGCAATTGCAAAACCTGCTGGTAGAGCCTGCCGAAGAGCCGGAACTGCATGCCGATAACGGCGAGCTTGCCGATGACGGCTTGCAAGACGAAGACTTCGTCGATGAAGACGACGGACCAACCTTCGAAATTCGCAATCTGCGCGACCCCAGCTTTGACAGCCCGGACAATGACGACGAGCCGGACAGCTATCTGCACCCGGCACAGGAAGAAGATCCGTTTGCCGATCTGCGCGCCGAAGCCGAGGCCATGGCGCCAAAAATCGCCCCCAGCCCCAGGGTGACAACCCGCTGTGCAGTGCTCGCCATACAACTTGGCGCACAGGAGCAACTGCGGCGCTTGCCGCGCGCGCGTCTGATGGAGTTGTTGCAAAGCTACCGCGGTTGCCTGGAGCAGATCGCCAACCTCTATCAGGGCACCCTGCATACGCTCAATGATGGCAGCAGCCTGCTGCTGTTCGACAGCAACCGCAGCGGCGAAGACTACCTGACGCACGCCATGTGCTGTGGCGAACTGATGCGCGCCCTGGGTCATGCCTTGCAGATAGAAGTTGCCGACAGTGGTATCACCCTGCAGTTGCAGCTTGGCCTCACCCTTGGCGCAAACCTCACCGAGCTGAGTCAAGGGGATCTGCTGCTCAGTGAAAGTGCTCAAAATGCCCTGGCCCTCAGCCAGCACAGCCGCAATCTGCTGCTGCTGGAACAGGCCGTTGCAGAAGACCCGCTGTTACGCCAGCGCGCACGCATCCGCTCGATCACCAGCCCGCAGGGCGCCAGCTGTGTAGAGCGTCTGCTTGAGCCCTACCCGGCGCTGCTTGAACGGCAACTGGCGAGATTGCACGAAAGCCGCCACTGA
- a CDS encoding molecular chaperone, whose protein sequence is MGNPSPHLQLRIPTLDKQSLSFCDASPQAMGKWIASLPKANLGETARLLYQCLAELNQLQTPGANRMRLMELLRPEVLFVCKHLEKHFLNQSVVLEERPRKVANLCQALQNHLGIGYKLIVAQEAEQLRKEQTQQLATAIERSLASMLGPLVRSCQLYCPVPDGLWLEMHLLYRIACHFELQNLPIADPLSNFKTAQTVEHTYIAALMLGCARTNQMRQNAIASLAEVMIAWAPLVRLETADSDSAQFWVDLEQDAPPRLKSLFTDADRQRLLGINPGQLLAAIDEYLHADKIQRAQARLPVTERLQLEHIQHLGAAWGDTAERAFRRIPSQGEIKICIGMTSVHYYLAGEKAFGDSLKNPVNAGNARFKNTKAGANDIWSRSFDAQPTATLVQGEPIEEIQYEGADAPLASFGGGADNEKYPVYSLLLINHSPSGYRLSWPREVPGQLQAGELLGIQDTTQKSWNLAVVRWIRQVRGGGTQMGVELLAPSAKPCGLQLTRKAEQSSQFLRALLLPEIRAISRPPSLITPRLPFQEGNRVLISLNGVEQRATLGEKQSVTGSFSQFEFHYNQAAPLGTQHPQTDKTTSGLPGADDFDSLWKSL, encoded by the coding sequence ATGGGTAATCCGAGTCCGCATTTGCAGTTGCGTATTCCCACTCTCGACAAGCAGTCCTTGTCATTTTGTGATGCCAGCCCACAGGCCATGGGCAAATGGATCGCCAGCCTGCCAAAAGCCAACCTTGGCGAAACGGCCCGCCTGCTCTACCAGTGCCTTGCGGAACTCAATCAACTGCAGACACCCGGCGCCAATCGCATGCGCCTCATGGAGCTGCTGCGTCCGGAGGTCCTGTTTGTCTGCAAGCATCTGGAGAAGCACTTTCTCAATCAGTCGGTCGTTCTGGAAGAGCGCCCGCGCAAGGTTGCCAACCTTTGCCAGGCACTACAGAACCATCTGGGCATCGGCTACAAGCTGATCGTCGCCCAGGAAGCCGAGCAATTGCGCAAAGAGCAGACCCAGCAACTGGCCACTGCCATCGAGCGCAGCCTGGCCAGCATGCTCGGCCCACTGGTGCGCTCCTGCCAACTTTACTGCCCGGTGCCTGACGGCCTCTGGCTGGAAATGCATCTGCTCTACCGGATCGCCTGCCACTTTGAGCTGCAGAATCTGCCGATTGCAGACCCGCTGAGCAACTTCAAAACAGCACAAACGGTTGAGCACACCTATATTGCCGCCCTGATGCTCGGTTGTGCCCGCACCAACCAGATGCGCCAGAATGCTATCGCCAGTCTGGCCGAAGTCATGATTGCCTGGGCGCCACTGGTCCGCCTGGAAACTGCAGACAGCGATTCAGCGCAGTTCTGGGTAGATCTCGAGCAGGATGCCCCGCCGCGCCTGAAGTCCCTGTTCACCGATGCTGACAGGCAGCGCCTGCTCGGCATCAACCCCGGCCAGTTGCTGGCAGCCATTGACGAATATCTGCACGCCGACAAGATCCAGCGAGCCCAGGCCCGCCTGCCGGTCACCGAGCGTCTGCAGCTTGAGCATATTCAGCATCTGGGAGCAGCCTGGGGTGACACTGCCGAACGTGCCTTCCGGCGCATTCCTTCCCAGGGCGAAATCAAAATCTGCATAGGGATGACTTCGGTTCATTACTATCTGGCTGGTGAAAAAGCCTTTGGCGACTCGCTGAAAAACCCCGTAAATGCCGGCAACGCCCGCTTCAAGAACACCAAGGCCGGTGCAAATGATATCTGGTCCAGATCCTTTGACGCACAGCCCACCGCCACGCTGGTCCAGGGTGAGCCCATCGAGGAAATACAATACGAAGGCGCCGATGCTCCACTCGCCAGCTTTGGCGGTGGCGCCGACAATGAAAAATATCCGGTTTATTCCCTGCTGCTGATTAATCACAGTCCAAGCGGCTATCGCCTGAGCTGGCCTCGCGAGGTTCCCGGCCAACTCCAGGCCGGCGAGTTGCTGGGCATTCAGGACACCACGCAGAAAAGCTGGAATCTGGCCGTGGTGCGCTGGATTCGCCAGGTTCGCGGTGGCGGCACCCAGATGGGTGTCGAACTGCTGGCGCCATCGGCCAAGCCCTGCGGATTGCAGCTGACCCGCAAGGCCGAGCAGAGCAGCCAGTTCCTGCGGGCATTGCTGTTACCCGAGATCAGGGCAATTTCTCGCCCACCCAGCCTGATCACCCCGCGCCTGCCTTTCCAGGAAGGCAACCGGGTACTCATCAGCCTGAACGGCGTGGAGCAACGAGCGACTCTGGGTGAAAAACAAAGTGTTACCGGCAGCTTCAGCCAGTTCGAGTTTCACTATAATCAGGCCGCTCCACTCGGCACACAGCATCCCCAGACAGACAAAACAACCAGCGGCCTTCCCGGCGCGGATGATTTTGACTCGCTCTGGAAGTCACTGTAG